The following coding sequences are from one Nicotiana tomentosiformis chromosome 3, ASM39032v3, whole genome shotgun sequence window:
- the LOC104110916 gene encoding uncharacterized protein isoform X1, producing the protein MESAAVLRSFHHSVGATSHMRSVIEMPGVFPMNNVAFSKPTKLPVKGSSSGAKLVSSTNKHNRLILYCAKTSETTVTAKSDGAVLTDSHQKVPTEKSPLPTATFPKGFEALITEVCDDTEVAELKLKIGDFELHLKRNIEAPIVPAPVVSTPPPPPPPPSASKPSNASTAAAPATSPGKSSSEKISPFTNVAAEKSAKLAALETTGASGYVLVSCPTVGSFRRARTLKGKKQPPACKEGDVIKEGQIIGFLDQFGTELPVRSDAAGEVLKILFNDGEAVGYGDPLIAVLPSFRGI; encoded by the exons ATGGAGTCCGCCGCTGTTCTCCGCTCCTTTCACC ATTCAGTAGGTGCCACTTCCCATATGAGGTCAGTAATCGAAATGCCTGGTGTTTTTCCAATGAATAATGTTGCCTTCTCCAAGCCTACTAAGTTGCCCGTTAAGGGATCCTCCAGTGGTGCAAAGCTCGTGTCTTCTACTAACAAGCATAATAGATTGATACTGTATTGTGCAAAGACATCTGAAACAACTGTGACAGCAAAATCTGACG GAGCTGTTCTTACAGATAGCCACCAAAAAGTGCCAACGGAGAAGAGTCCACTGCCAACAGCAACATTTCCAAAGGGTTTTGAG GCTCTGATTACCGAAGTGTGTGATGATACAGAGGTTGCTGAGCTGAAACTTAAG ATCGGAGATTTCGAACTGCACCTGAAGCGGAACATTGAAGCTCCAATAGTGCCTGCACCTGTTGTTTCCACAccgccaccaccaccaccaccacctagCGCAAGTAAACCATCCAATGCATCAACAGCTGCTGCTCCTGCAACTTCCCCGGGAAAATCTTCCTCAGAAAAGATCAGCCCATTCACAAACGTCGCTGCTGAGAAATCAGCAAAATTAGCAGCACTAGAGACTACTGGAGCTAGTGGTTATGTTCTTGTATCATGCCCGACG GTTGGTTCATTCCGAAGGGCCAGGACATTAAAGGGAAAGAAACAACCACCTGCTTGTAAAGAG GGTGATGTTATCAAGGAGGGACAGATTATTGGCTTTTTGGATCAGTTTGGGACAGAACTTCCTGTCAGA TCAGATGCCGCTGGAGAAGTCTTGAAGATCCTCTTTAATGACGGTG AAGCTGTTGGTTACGGTGATCCACTTATTGCTGTCTTGCCATCATTTCGTGGTATCTAA
- the LOC104110916 gene encoding uncharacterized protein isoform X2: MESAAVLRSFHHSVGATSHMRSVIEMPGVFPMNNVAFSKPTKLPVKGSSSGAKLVSSTNKHNRLILYCAKTSETTVTAKSDAVLTDSHQKVPTEKSPLPTATFPKGFEALITEVCDDTEVAELKLKIGDFELHLKRNIEAPIVPAPVVSTPPPPPPPPSASKPSNASTAAAPATSPGKSSSEKISPFTNVAAEKSAKLAALETTGASGYVLVSCPTVGSFRRARTLKGKKQPPACKEGDVIKEGQIIGFLDQFGTELPVRSDAAGEVLKILFNDGEAVGYGDPLIAVLPSFRGI, encoded by the exons ATGGAGTCCGCCGCTGTTCTCCGCTCCTTTCACC ATTCAGTAGGTGCCACTTCCCATATGAGGTCAGTAATCGAAATGCCTGGTGTTTTTCCAATGAATAATGTTGCCTTCTCCAAGCCTACTAAGTTGCCCGTTAAGGGATCCTCCAGTGGTGCAAAGCTCGTGTCTTCTACTAACAAGCATAATAGATTGATACTGTATTGTGCAAAGACATCTGAAACAACTGTGACAGCAAAATCTGACG CTGTTCTTACAGATAGCCACCAAAAAGTGCCAACGGAGAAGAGTCCACTGCCAACAGCAACATTTCCAAAGGGTTTTGAG GCTCTGATTACCGAAGTGTGTGATGATACAGAGGTTGCTGAGCTGAAACTTAAG ATCGGAGATTTCGAACTGCACCTGAAGCGGAACATTGAAGCTCCAATAGTGCCTGCACCTGTTGTTTCCACAccgccaccaccaccaccaccacctagCGCAAGTAAACCATCCAATGCATCAACAGCTGCTGCTCCTGCAACTTCCCCGGGAAAATCTTCCTCAGAAAAGATCAGCCCATTCACAAACGTCGCTGCTGAGAAATCAGCAAAATTAGCAGCACTAGAGACTACTGGAGCTAGTGGTTATGTTCTTGTATCATGCCCGACG GTTGGTTCATTCCGAAGGGCCAGGACATTAAAGGGAAAGAAACAACCACCTGCTTGTAAAGAG GGTGATGTTATCAAGGAGGGACAGATTATTGGCTTTTTGGATCAGTTTGGGACAGAACTTCCTGTCAGA TCAGATGCCGCTGGAGAAGTCTTGAAGATCCTCTTTAATGACGGTG AAGCTGTTGGTTACGGTGATCCACTTATTGCTGTCTTGCCATCATTTCGTGGTATCTAA
- the LOC104110916 gene encoding uncharacterized protein isoform X3, producing the protein MESAAVLRSFHHSVGATSHMRSVIEMPGVFPMNNVAFSKPTKLPVKGSSSGAKLVSSTNKHNRLILYCAKTSETTVTAKSDDSHQKVPTEKSPLPTATFPKGFEALITEVCDDTEVAELKLKIGDFELHLKRNIEAPIVPAPVVSTPPPPPPPPSASKPSNASTAAAPATSPGKSSSEKISPFTNVAAEKSAKLAALETTGASGYVLVSCPTVGSFRRARTLKGKKQPPACKEGDVIKEGQIIGFLDQFGTELPVRSDAAGEVLKILFNDGEAVGYGDPLIAVLPSFRGI; encoded by the exons ATGGAGTCCGCCGCTGTTCTCCGCTCCTTTCACC ATTCAGTAGGTGCCACTTCCCATATGAGGTCAGTAATCGAAATGCCTGGTGTTTTTCCAATGAATAATGTTGCCTTCTCCAAGCCTACTAAGTTGCCCGTTAAGGGATCCTCCAGTGGTGCAAAGCTCGTGTCTTCTACTAACAAGCATAATAGATTGATACTGTATTGTGCAAAGACATCTGAAACAACTGTGACAGCAAAATCTGACG ATAGCCACCAAAAAGTGCCAACGGAGAAGAGTCCACTGCCAACAGCAACATTTCCAAAGGGTTTTGAG GCTCTGATTACCGAAGTGTGTGATGATACAGAGGTTGCTGAGCTGAAACTTAAG ATCGGAGATTTCGAACTGCACCTGAAGCGGAACATTGAAGCTCCAATAGTGCCTGCACCTGTTGTTTCCACAccgccaccaccaccaccaccacctagCGCAAGTAAACCATCCAATGCATCAACAGCTGCTGCTCCTGCAACTTCCCCGGGAAAATCTTCCTCAGAAAAGATCAGCCCATTCACAAACGTCGCTGCTGAGAAATCAGCAAAATTAGCAGCACTAGAGACTACTGGAGCTAGTGGTTATGTTCTTGTATCATGCCCGACG GTTGGTTCATTCCGAAGGGCCAGGACATTAAAGGGAAAGAAACAACCACCTGCTTGTAAAGAG GGTGATGTTATCAAGGAGGGACAGATTATTGGCTTTTTGGATCAGTTTGGGACAGAACTTCCTGTCAGA TCAGATGCCGCTGGAGAAGTCTTGAAGATCCTCTTTAATGACGGTG AAGCTGTTGGTTACGGTGATCCACTTATTGCTGTCTTGCCATCATTTCGTGGTATCTAA